DNA sequence from the Gemmatimonadales bacterium genome:
GGGGAACCTCATGGGGGCGCGGCAGTTCTTGCACACCGCCCCTGCAACACTCGACCTAGGGCCGTTACTGGCTGACCAACCTGTTTGGGCGCTGGATACTGAGCAACTAAGAACCTTGGTTGGTGCGTCAAGTTCTGCGTTCGGCCGTGATAAGGAACGCCGTAGCCGAAAGCTCACAGAGGCGTATCTGCAGCTGGGCGATTCATCCAGAGCCAAGGCGTATGCTGATTCTGCCGAAGCGGCTTACAGGCAGGCGCTTGAGAGAACGCCCGATGATGCCGGATCTCATGCCGAGCTCGCGCTGATCCTGGCTTATCTGGGCCAGCACGACAACGCCGTCGCCGAGGCCAGACGAGCTTCGGCGATGCTCCCGGTGAACGTAGACGCGTTGAGGGGCTATGACCTCCGGGCTAAGCTCGCTCACATCTACGTGCTCGTGGGCGACTACGAGAAGGCTTGTGCCACACTCGAGCCACTGCTCAAGCTTCCTGGACCGCTATCGCCGGGCTGGCTCAAGATCGACCCTACCTTCGCCCCGCTCCGGGGCAACCCACGCTTCGAGCGGCTGGTGAACGGCACCTAATGGCCGACCTTCATGACTGGCTCCAGACCGGCTTAGCGGATCGTTATCGCATAGATCGGGAACTGGGGCGCGGGGGCATGGCCACGGTCTACCTCGCGCACGACCTCCGGCACGACCGCCCGGTTGCTCTGAAGGTGCTGCATCCTGAGCTGGCCGCCACCTTGGGACCGGAGCGCTTCCAGCGGGAGATCAAGCTGGCGGCCCGGCTCCAGCACCCGCATATCCTCACCGTCCATGATTCGGGAGAGACCTCAGGGCGGTTGTGGTACACTATGCCGTACGTGGAAGGGGAGTCACTCCGGGCGCGCTTGCAGCGTGAAAAGCAGCTCCCAGTGGACGAGGCCGTCCGCATTGCCTGCGAGGCAGCTCGAGCTCTACAGTACGCCCACGATCATGGTGTGATCCACCGAGACATCAAACCGGACAACCTGCTCCTGACCCGCGAGGGTCATACCTTCGTGGCGGATTTCGGGATTGGTCGGCCCCTCGATGAATTCGCTCCCGGGGCCTCGCTCACCGAGACCGGTGTCGTGGTGGGTACCCCAGCCTACATCGCCCCAGAACAGGCGTCCGGGCAGCGGGGGCTGGATGGCCGGGCGGACGTGTACTCGCTCGGCGTGGTGCTGTACGAGCTGCTTGCTGGGGAGCCTCCGTTCACCGGCCCGACGACGCAGGCCATCCTGACGCGGCGTTTCACTGAGACCCCCCGGCCGCTTCACCTCGTACGTGAGACCGTGCCCGAGCCCGTTGAGCGGGCCGTCATGAAGGCGCTCGCCCGGACCCCAGCTGATCGATTCCAGACGGCGGCCGCGTTCGCCCGTGCTTTGGTGACAGCTGAGACAACCACACCTCCGCAAGTGACCACCAGATCGTCTACGGCGGTCCTGCAGCGGCCGCGACGGATCGCCGTCCCTGCATTTGTCCTTGGGTTGCTCGTGATGGCCAGCACGGGGCTTTACCTCTGGCAGAAGAACCGGGACACGTCCCATAGCACGGGTGCGGCGGTGAAGCGGGTGGCCGTACTCCCTTTCGAGAACCTCGGCGACTCGGCGGACGCGTATTTCGCCGATGGCATGACCGATGAGGTGCGGGGCAAGCTCGCTGGGATACCCGGACTGGAGGTCATCGCTCGGACCAGCTCGAACCAGTATCGCAAGACGAGTAAGCCAGCCGAGGTTATCGGGCGGGAGCTGGGCGTCGAGTACCTTTTGACGGCGACGGTGCGCTGGGAAAGGTCTGGTACCGGAGCGGGTAGAGTGCGAGTGAGTCCGGAACTCGTTGAGCTGAGCAGCAGGGGGGCACCCTTGAATCGGTGGCAGCAGCCGTTCGACGCAGCCCTCACGGATGTCTTCCAGGTTCAGTCGGACATCGCGAACCGGGTAACAACGGCACTGGATGTGGCGCTGGGGACCTCCGAGAGGGCGACCCTGGAAACGAAGCCGACTACGAACCCTGCCGCCTACGATTTCTATCTTCGGGGCAACGAGTACTTGAACCGGGGCGTTGCCGAGCCCGACCTGCGGGTGGCGGAAAGAATGTTTCATAGGGCCATCGAACTGGACTCGATCTTTGCCCTCGCCTTTGCCCAGCTCTCGCTCGCCGATGACGGTCTATACTGGTTCTACTTCGACCGCTCCAAGGAGCGGCTCGCGAAGCAGAAGGAAGCTGCCGACAGGGCGCTCCGGCTTCAGCCCGATCTGGCCGAAGGGCACCTGGCCCTCGGCTTCTATTACTACCACGGGCACCTGGACTACGAGCACGCTCTCGCAGAGTTCGAGGCTGCCCGCAAGCTCCAGCCGAGCAACGGAAGCGTATACTCCGGCCT
Encoded proteins:
- a CDS encoding protein kinase; amino-acid sequence: MADLHDWLQTGLADRYRIDRELGRGGMATVYLAHDLRHDRPVALKVLHPELAATLGPERFQREIKLAARLQHPHILTVHDSGETSGRLWYTMPYVEGESLRARLQREKQLPVDEAVRIACEAARALQYAHDHGVIHRDIKPDNLLLTREGHTFVADFGIGRPLDEFAPGASLTETGVVVGTPAYIAPEQASGQRGLDGRADVYSLGVVLYELLAGEPPFTGPTTQAILTRRFTETPRPLHLVRETVPEPVERAVMKALARTPADRFQTAAAFARALVTAETTTPPQVTTRSSTAVLQRPRRIAVPAFVLGLLVMASTGLYLWQKNRDTSHSTGAAVKRVAVLPFENLGDSADAYFADGMTDEVRGKLAGIPGLEVIARTSSNQYRKTSKPAEVIGRELGVEYLLTATVRWERSGTGAGRVRVSPELVELSSRGAPLNRWQQPFDAALTDVFQVQSDIANRVTTALDVALGTSERATLETKPTTNPAAYDFYLRGNEYLNRGVAEPDLRVAERMFHRAIELDSIFALAFAQLSLADDGLYWFYFDRSKERLAKQKEAADRALRLQPDLAEGHLALGFYYYHGHLDYEHALAEFEAARKLQPSNGSVYSGLAAVRRRQGNWSEALVENKKAVQLNPLSVTDLVNEGLTEMFVRAYPEAEPYFNRAIEVSPDQATTYRWKGMLYLLWRGDTLSAARVVHEALAKAGVEKVAPSLYVGGFGTAALALSRELFGPGVAQVSVEAFGSDTVGYFLYQAGRHQHAVHPEEARVYLDSARVMLETQAARHPDDPGFHARLGSTYAELGRHVEALREAEKAVSLRPISQDAVNGALYRWNLARILAKAGQVDAAIEQLAYMLSVPGLVSAPALRVDHEWDRLRRDPRFERLVNGT